A single Venturia canescens isolate UGA chromosome 1, ASM1945775v1, whole genome shotgun sequence DNA region contains:
- the LOC122414661 gene encoding alpha-(1,3)-fucosyltransferase 7-like, which yields MSISVKKKFFILLMSGCVISCWFIIIGVKISLLAPGQKVWSVAQWPLAKLSVEKRALEPSALGKWLHAPEETTLPLLNAESLLDPGKRNLILVWKHGAFLDRRHVRNFAAKKSDPSSPWRGCSVQNCDLSYRDEDLARADAVIFHLHMTKGVEELPGARGKPGQIWIFLTDESPLHTFLYADKNRNVSQYDGIFDWSMSYRETSDVPVPYGRTLAKKTVDESWRRSRKRRNKLVAILGSNCSGNNRRWEYVNELENFLGEKLDIFGRCLNGNATACPGHFDKDCPILGSYKFYLAFENSNCREYLTEKVFWNAFEKGSVPIIMGAPRSDCERLLPPGSFIHVVDFSSPSSLARYLLYLDNVDYAYDAYHEWRSKYVVVNDHGYFGSESRHYCRVCEALRYNIRPPKFPMYQRIGDFLNATRDCYPYSE from the exons ATGAGTATAAGTGTcaagaagaaattttttatattgttgATGAGCGGCTGCGTAATTAGCTGCTGGTTTATAATTATTGGAGTAAAAATAAGTCTCTTGGCACCGGGGCAAAAAGTTTGGAGCGTTGCTCAATGGCCTTTGGCGAAGCTGAGCGTGGAAAAGCGAGCCCTGGAACCCTCGGCGTTGGGCAAATGGTTACACGCTCCTGAAGAAACCACGCTTCCGTTGCTCAACGCCGAATCGTTACTCGATCCGggaaaacgaaatttgattCTCGTCTGGAAGCACGGAGCTTTCCTTGATCGACGTCACGTTCGTAATTTCGCTGCGAAAAAGAG TGATCCGTCGTCACCGTGGCGAGGATGTTCGGTCCAAAATTGCGATTTGTCCTACCGCGACGAAGACCTCGCGAGGGCCGACGCGGTGATATTTCATTTGCACATGACGAAGGGAGTCGAAGAGTTGCCCGGGGCGAGAGGAAAACCCGGTCAAATCTGGATCTTCTTGACCGACGAATCACCGCTTCACACGTTCCTTTACGCCGACAAAAATCGCAATGTTTCACAATACGATGGGATCTTCGATTGGTCGATGAGCTACAGAGAGACCAGCGATGTGCCAGTGCCCTATGGAAGAACCTTGGCGAAAAAAACTGTCGACGAGAGTTGGAGACGATCGCGAAAGCGAAGAAACAAGTTGGTTGCCATTCTGGGGAGCAATTGTTCAGGGAACAATCGTCGCTGGGAATACGTGAATGAGCTTGAGAATTTTCTTGGTGAAAAACTCGACATTTTCGGCCGATGTTTGAACGGAAACGCGACCGCTTGTCCCGGGCATTTCGATAAGGACTGTCCGATCCTTGGCTCCTACAAATTTTACTTggctttcgaaaattccaactgcCGCGAGTACCTCACGGAAAAGGTGTTTTGGAACGCGTTCGAGAAGGGATCGGTGCCGATAATAATGGGGGCACCTCGATCCGACTGCGAGCGACTTCTCCCGCCCGGTTCCTTTATTCACGTCGTCGATTTCTCGTCTCCCAGTAGTCTCGCCAGATACCTTTTGTATCTCGATAACGTCGATTATGCCTACGACGCGTATCACGAATGGCGCTCCAAATATGTCGTCGTCAACGATCACGGTTACTTCGGATCGGAGTCGAGGCATTACTGTCGCGTTTGCGAGGCTCTGCGCTACAATATTCGACCACCCAAGTTTCCGATGTATCAACGGATCGGCGATTTTTTAAATGCTACCAGAGACTGTTATCCTTattctgaataa
- the LOC122407743 gene encoding mapk-regulated corepressor-interacting protein 1, translating into MYTVSKGPSKIVAKTRRGISQNLERLETLRDLTRKTCDSQEDNEIVAHPLPKPVFNVNGRSKMSSQRHRIQEVITPEHEQLIKFVYESWSQVEERATSEDSADSECAETRGVLERSSNSSLYYNDGEPNDVLQDFKPFDLESWWGKRLYNNITKSL; encoded by the exons ATGTACACTGTTTCCAAAGGGCCGAGCAAAATTGTCGCTAAAACACGTAGAG GAATTAGTCAAAATCTCGAACGGCTGGAAACCCTTCGGGATCTCACTCGTAAAACTTGTGATTCTCAAGAAGACAACGAAATCGTCGC GCACCCTCTACCAAAAccagttttcaatgttaaTGGGAGATCAAAGATGTCGTCACAGAGACACAGAATACAGGAAGTTATAACACCGGAGCATGAACAACTCATCAAATTTGTGTACGAAT CATGGAGCCAAGTAGAAGAACGAGCGACGAGTGAGGATTCGGCGGATTCGGAGTGCGCGGAGACGAGAGGGGTTTTGGAGCGTTCTTCAAACTCTTCGCTGTATTACAACGATGGAGAACCAAACGATGTGCTCCAAG ACTTTAAGCCGTTCGATCTCGAGTCATGGTGGGGTAAAAGACTGTACAATAACATAACGAAATCTCTGTGA
- the gudu gene encoding armadillo repeat-containing protein gudu, protein MPLPKKTKTATKVKKKKRVSGSQERRATENATDDGASRKADQHNVVPEETANVGKASGKAAPQISTVTGEPFGPKYRYIDEGPEEQTSDDEPASDSDDEMRFSKEDNLELPSEFWHMQKLIKYTKAGNQTATTVSLCLLRDYDLSSRAIQRAIREMGGLEVLVNLLETKDFKCQHGALAVLLTMASSSIETRRCLIDLGIVTPLIEMLKHPARNIQILAAETMASIATVRKARKQIRVRSGIPLILDVMDIPDSVLGRELDRLNETERELVAVAIGCAKVLGALSTSPKIKEELRKHGVVFLMARFLRSVHTDLVIAIMGAVQRCADLKVFRLAFEQMGMIADIVRHLRTNDNLKLKENCALAIYKCGSNKLTRDMVREAGGLDPVVKLVESEEIRENKPLLAAVTGAMWQCSMSSENVGRFNRHELVGSLVGLLDENEDERVLTSVVGSLAECCKDPANREVLRSTDALPKLIRLLSVTYEPLLENIPLVLKECAQDEECMNIINDPSHTLDGVRLVWSLLKHPSNVVKRNACWALVPCIKYAKDSAEMVRAFVGGLELTVSLLESQDTEVLAAACATIAQIATDPENLGILTDHGVVKMLADLVETEDEELRANLTLAIAFCCEWGQNNYEFGRLNAVAPLVSYANSKNKDVLKGVCIAFYHLSKEPLNCITMHTCGVIKHVLRLVGSEDPEVQIAAATTIRNIRKLALTTEKFHLREINTLNETDYRA, encoded by the exons ATGCCGCTTCCCAAGAAGACGAAAACGGCCACGAAAGttaaaaagaagaaacgagTCTCGGGAAGCCAGGAACGTCGGGCTACGGA AAATGCCACGGACGATGGGGCCTCGAGGAAAGCGGATCAACACAATGTCGTACCGGAGGAAACGGCGAATGTGGGAAAGGCGAGCGGGAAAGCGGCTCCCCAAATATCGACGGTCACCGGAGAACCGTTCGGTCCGAAATATCGATACATCGATGAGGGACCGGAAGAGCAGACCTCGGACGACGAACCGGCGTCTGACAGCGACGACGAAATGCGATTCTCCAAAGAAGACAACCTCGAGCTTCCCTCAGAATTCTGGCACATGCAGAAACTGATTAAGTACACAAAAGCTGGCAATCAAACGGCGACGACGGTCTCTCTTTGTCTTCTCAGAGACTACGACCTCTCGAGCAGG GCCATCCAGCGGGCCATAAGAGAGATGGGAGGTCTGGAAGTCCTCGTGAATCTCTTAGAAACGAAGGACTTCAAGTGTCAACACGGTGCGTTGGCAGTACTATTGACGATGGCGAGCAGTTCGATCGAAACGAGGAGATGCTTGATCGATCTCGGGATAGTCACGCCCCTCATCGAAATGCTTAAGCATCCAGCCCGAAATATCCAGATATTGGCAGCTGAGACAATGGCGAGCATAGCGACTGTGAGAAAAGCGAGAAAACAAATTCGAGTTCGTTCTGGCATACCTTTGATC CTCGACGTCATGGATATTCCTGACAGTGTACTCGGACGAGAACTCGATCGGTTGAACGAAACGGAACGGGAACTGGTCGCAGTAGCGATCGGATGTGCCAAGGTCCTTGGGGCGTTGAGTACCAGTCCAAAAATCAAGGAAGAACTGCGCAAACACGGTGTCGTTTTTCTCATGGCACGTTTTTTACGCTCTGTCCATACGGATCTCGTCATAGCTATCATGGGTGCGGTACAACGCTGCGCCGATCTC AAAGTATTTCGCCTGGCGTTCGAGCAAATGGGCATGATAGCGGACATCGTTCGCCACTTGCGAACGAACGATAATCTCAAGTTGAAGGAAAATTGTGCCCTCGCGATATATAAATGTGGCTCGAACAAATTGACTCGGGACATGGTTCGGGAAGCCGGTGGTTTGGATCCAGTCGTAAAACTCGTTGAGAGCGAAGAGATTCGTGAAAACAAACCACTCCTCGCGGCTGTGACTGGTGCCATGTGGCAATGCTCCATGAGTTCGGAAAACGTTGGACGTTTCAATCGTCACGAGCTCGTCGGCTCTCTCGTCGGACTTCTCGACGAGAACGAGGACGAGCGTGTTTTGACCAGCGTCGTCGGCTCCCTTGCCGAATGTTGCAAAGATCCTGCGAACAGAGAAGTTTTGAGAAGCACCGACGCGCTCCCGAAGCTG atcaGACTGCTGAGCGTGACGTACGAACCGCTTCTCGAGAATATACCTCTCGTGCTGAAAGAATGCGCTCAGGACGAGGAGTGCATGAACATAATAAACGACCCGAGTCACACGCTGGACGGTGTGAGGCTCGTTTGGTCGCTGCTGAAGCACCCGAGCAACGTCGTCAAGAGAAACGCCTGTTGGGCGCTGGTCCCGTGCATCAAATATGCCAAGGATTCGGCCGAGATGGTGCGCGCTTTCGTCGGCGGACTCGAACTGACCGTGAGCCTTCTGGAGAGCCAGGACACCGAGGTCCTCGCAGCGGCGTGCGCGACCATCGCGCAGATTGCGACCGATCCAGAAAACCTTGGAATCCTTACGGATCACGGTGTCGTCAAGATGCTCGCCGATCTCGTTGAAACG GAAGACGAAGAATTGCGCGCTAATCTCACCCTGGCGATAGCGTTTTGCTGCGAATGGGGACAAAATAATTACGAATTTGGCCGACTCAATGCTGTTGCTCCTCTCGTCAGTTATGCAAACAGCAAAAACAAGGACGTGCTCAAGGGCGTTTGCATTGCCTTTTATCACTTGAGCAAAGAACCCCTTAACTGCATCACCATGCATACCTGCGGAGTCATTAAG cACGTACTGCGACTAGTGGGTTCGGAGGATCCCGAGGTTCAAATAGCAGCGGCAACGACGATTAGAAACATCCGGAAACTCGCCCTGACCACTGAAAAGTTCCATCTACGGGAGAT AAACACTCTCAACGAGACGGATTATCGTGCATAG
- the BHD gene encoding folliculin — MNAVIAMCTFCEMHGPRVIFTTQTYRTFDETCVKKMRFYGPKEIMRRGGSDNAGESSDDPLLHRTNENYDKNCDGCESLGNVKYLSNEHESRTSFLSARQALTEDMVNLLKHACIRSLSCEVHLGKEGVCYFGDEHRGHVLSHAFTLKDAQARGIRRSCSFIVFMRDKQFLLNMWPFLVDNLRQVIRELQEYAEIKYRADEAENPQRSARLATANAGPAANRDASRGSPRGLCEITNEKHVFVRIHMWLVWILSAGGRHFVEIFPNCDYLTSDSEKTDDDDDDDYDIEQFEDAAYTDYKVVKTDTRRNNLMSRFANVEMIREICTPEFVGISKKSPTLILRQLASCLSKQEFRQLLYASLTGIQVLVRGPKPERLEALYALSHLVPRACRRVHVTASEYTENEECNNFLGVESTVAVPLPCSSVCRLEIIAEEHRSETEPSSHLVRWAGNLPLKLPTLLIKLEKSLDNDQMSDGVLRAHFAALQEEWANIAKVLHAMRGRGHRGDLSGLMMSLGAGPHDQKLLDAWSMGLPSNPA, encoded by the exons ATGAACGCGGTTATCGCGATGTGTACGTTTTGCGAAATGCACGGACCCAGAGTTATATTCACTACACAAACATACCGCACGTTCGACGAAAcgtgtgtgaaaaaaatgagattttatgGGCCTAAGGAGATTATGAGACGCGGGGGCAGCGACAACGCCGGCGAATCCAGCGATGATCCCTTGCTTCATCGCACCAATGAGAATTACGACAAAAATTGCGACGGTTGCGAAAGCTTGGGTAACGTCAAATATCTCAGCAACGAACATGAAAGTCGCACTTCCTTTTTATCCGCCAGACAAGCCTTGACAGAAGATATGGTCAATTTGCTCAAACACGCCTGCATCAG GAGCCTCAGCTGCGAAGTCCATCTCGGTAAAGAAGGCGTTTGCTACTTCGGTGATGAACACCGTGGTCACGTACTCAGTCATGCATTCACCCTCAAAGATGCTCAG GCGCGTGGAATAAGGAGATCGTGTAGTTTCATCGTATTCATGAGAGACAAGCAGTTTCTCTTGAACATGTGGCCATTCCTGGTCGACAATCTTCGACAAGTGATCCGAGAGCTGCAGGAATACGCCGAGATAAAATACAGAGCAGACGAGGCCGAGAACCCTCAGCGGTCGGCGCGTTTGGCAACCGCAAACGCTGGACCGGCTGCCAACCGTGACGCCAGTCGGGGAAGTCCTCGAGGATTGTGTGAAATTACGAACGAGAAACATGTGTTCGTGAG aattcaCATGTGGCTTGTTTGGATCCTGAGCGCGGGGGGTCGACACttcgttgaaatatttccaaattgTGATTACTTAACGAGCGACAGTGAAAAaactgacgacgacgacgacgacgactacGATATTGAGCAGTTCGAAGATGCGGCTTATACGGACTACAAGGTAGTAAAGACCG ACACTAGACGAAACAACTTGATGAGTAGATTCGCTAACGTGGAAATGATACGAGAAATTTGTACTCCGGAATTCGTtggaatatcgaaaaaatcacCGACCCTCATTCTACGACAGCTCGCGTCCTGTCTCAGTAAACAGGAGTTTCGACAATTGTTGTACGCGAGCTTGACCGGAATACAAGTTCTGGTACGTGGCCCCAAACCCGAAAGACTCGAAGCTCTTTACGCCCTGAGTCATCTCGTTCCAAGAGCATGTCGCAGAGTTCACGTTACCGCGAGCGAATACACTGAGAACGAAGAGTGCAATAATTTTTTGG GCGTCGAGAGCACGGTCGCTGTACCCTTGCCTTGTTCGAGCGTTTGCCGGCTCGAAATAATCGCGGAAGAGCACAGAAGCGAAACCGAGCCCAGCTCGCATCTCGTTCGATGGGCTGGCAACTTACCTCTCAAATTACCAACTCTCCTTATCAAACTCGAAAAATCTCTCGACAACGATCAAATGTCCGATGGTGTTCTTCGCGCACATTTTGCTGCATTGCAGGAAGAATGGGCCAA TATCGCGAAGGTGCTGCACGCGATGCGCGGACGTGGGCACAGGGGCGATTTGTCTGGGCTGATGATGAGTCTGGGAGCTGGACCGCACGATCAGAAATTATTGGACGCTTGGTCGATGGGACTTCCGTCAAATCCTGCTTAA
- the LOC122407732 gene encoding receptor expression-enhancing protein 5-like yields the protein MATMVTAMKESLDKALRDENKPWTKLFATAEAKTGFDRLYIVIGILALLTLYLLVGVGQQLICNIIGFVYPAYCSMKALESRNKDDDTKWLTYWVVFAVFTIVEFFSEYIVCWCPMYWLLKCILHVWLMAPIEYNGSLILYHRFIRPQFVKYEPNIDNLLSNARDAAVKAASDAILNQKKD from the exons ATGGCGACCATGGTTACGGCGATGAAAGAATCTCTTGACAAGGCTTTGCGAGACGAAAATAAGCCATGGACGAAATTGTTTGCTACGGCTGAAGCAAAAACCGGTTTTGACCGGTTGTACATTGTTATAG gAATTTTGGCTCTTTTGACTCTTTACCTGCTGGTCGGGGTCGGTCAACAATTAATTTGCAACATCATAGGTTTCGTTTATCCTGCTTATTGCTCTATGAAAGCATTGGAATCTCGCAACAAAGACGACGACACCAAGTGGCTCACTTACTGGGTCGTTTTCgctgttttcacaatcgtcGAATTCTTTTCTGAATACATTGTGTGCTGGTGTCCCATGTATTGGCTTCTCAAG TGTATTCTCCATGTCTGGCTCATGGCTCCAATAGAATACAACGGTTCACTGATTCTGTACCATCGTTTCATTCGTCCTCAATTTGTCAAGTATGAACCAAATATTGACAATCTGCTTTCAAATGCTCGTGATGCCG CTGTAAAAGCCGCATCGGATGCGATATTGAACCAGAAAAAAGATTGA
- the LOC122410512 gene encoding alpha-(1,3)-fucosyltransferase 7-like codes for MTKMIRFRNKWIILFASFSAIGCLLVVLELAGTASMNNRAGNLSILSEWLRRYWPKRFLILVWKYGLYLDRRHVRHFSTENSESTSPWEECSVQNCHLSYRDEDLARADAVVFHLHMIQGVEELPAARGKPGQIWIFLTDESPLHTFLYADENWNVSQYNGIFDWSMSYRRNSDVPVPYGRTLAKKTVDESWRRSRKRRNKLVAILGSNCSGNNRRWEYVNELENFLGEKLDIFGRCLNGNATACPGHFDKDCPILGSYKFYLAFENSNCREYLTEKVFWNAFEKGSVPIIMGAPRSDCERLLPPGSFIHVSDFESSSSLARYLLYLDNADDAYDAYHEWRSKYTVVNEHGYFGSISKHYCRVCEALHNNNRPSKIPKYQRIKDFLNVGRDCDPYRDV; via the exons ATGACAAAAATGATTCGCTTTCGAAATAAATGGATAATATTGTTCGCGAGCTTTTCGGCGATCGGGTGTTTGCTGGTGGTGCTCGAGCTCGCGGGCACCGCGAGCATGAATAATCGGGCGGGAAATCTGTCGATACTGAGCGAATGGCTGCGTCGATACTGGCCGAAACGGTTCTTGATTCTTGTGTGGAAATACGGACTTTATCTCGATCGACGTCACGTTCGTCATTTCTCTACGGAAAAcag TGAATCGACGTCGCCGTGGGAAGAATGTTCGGTGCAAAACTGTCACTTGTCTTACCGCGACGAAGACCTCGCGAGGGCCGACGCAGTGGTATTTCATTTACACATGATACAAGGAGTCGAGGAGTTACCTGCGGCGAGAGGAAAACCCGGTCAAATCTGGATCTTCTTGACCGACGAATCACCGCTTCACACGTTTCTTTACGCCGACGAAAATTGGAATGTTTCACAATACAACGGGATCTTTGATTGGTCGATGAGTTACAGGAGGAACAGCGATGTGCCAGTGCCCTATGGAAGAACGTTGGCGAAAAAAACTGTCGACGAGAGTTGGAGACGATCGCGAAAGCGAAGAAACAAGTTGGTTGCCATTCTGGGGAGCAATTGTTCAGGGAACAATCGTCGTTGGGAATACGTGAATGAGCTTGAGAATTTTCTTGGTGAAAAACTCGACATTTTCGGCCGATGTTTGAACGGAAACGCGACCGCTTGTCCCGGGCATTTCGATAAGGACTGTCCGATCCTTGGCTCCTACAAATTTTACTTggctttcgaaaattccaactgcCGCGAGTACCTCACGGAAAAGGTGTTTTGGAACGCGTTCGAGAAGGGATCGGTGCCGATAATAATGGGGGCACCTCGATCCGACTGCGAGCGACTTCTCCCGCCCGGTTCCTTTATTCACGTTTCTGATTTCGAGTCTTCTAGCAGTCTTGCTAGATATCTTTTGTACCTCGATAACGCCGACGATGCCTACGACGCGTATCACGAATGGCGCTCGAAATACACGGTCGTAAACGAACACGGTTACTTCGGATCGATTTCGAAACATTATTGTCGCGTTTGCGAAGCTCTACACAACAATAATCGACCATCGAAGATTCCAAAGTATCAAAGAATTAAAGATTTTTTGAATGTCGGTAGAGACTGTGATCCCTATCGCGATGTTTGA